The following proteins come from a genomic window of Methylorubrum populi:
- a CDS encoding manganese catalase family protein: protein MFMRVDKLQAELPAPKRKDPNAAAALQELLGGKYGEMSTLGNYMFQSFNFRSKDKLKPFYSLVASITAEELGHVELVSNGVAMLNNGPDNDGDATDGGDISGAPFEDMKDIRLAAAFLSNGGGSAPINSNGAPWNNDFITSTGNVVVDLLHNFHLECGARLHKLRVYETLSDPTGREVCGYLLVRGSVHAHAYALALKQITGVDLDKFLPTPNINLDKIPECQKYLQEGSHRRLYTWSPNDYRDIAGIWNSSEHALPGDPPGELEVVEGMPDGGKIHQLTGIPSAFAPDYAPEEMFEIAQKLTKKAR, encoded by the coding sequence ATGTTCATGCGCGTCGACAAGCTACAAGCCGAGCTTCCCGCCCCGAAACGCAAGGATCCGAACGCGGCCGCCGCGCTGCAGGAGCTGCTCGGCGGCAAGTACGGGGAGATGTCCACGCTCGGGAACTACATGTTCCAGAGCTTCAATTTTCGCAGCAAGGACAAGCTCAAACCGTTCTACAGCCTGGTCGCCAGCATCACCGCGGAGGAACTCGGCCATGTCGAGCTCGTGAGCAACGGCGTGGCCATGCTCAACAACGGCCCCGACAACGACGGCGATGCGACGGATGGCGGCGACATCTCGGGCGCGCCCTTCGAGGACATGAAGGACATCCGCCTCGCTGCGGCCTTTCTCTCGAACGGCGGCGGCTCGGCGCCGATCAACAGCAACGGCGCACCCTGGAACAACGACTTCATCACCTCGACGGGCAATGTCGTCGTCGACCTGCTGCACAATTTCCACCTCGAATGCGGGGCCCGTCTGCACAAGCTACGGGTGTACGAGACCCTGTCCGATCCGACCGGGCGCGAGGTCTGCGGCTACCTGCTGGTCCGCGGCTCGGTTCATGCCCACGCCTATGCCCTGGCGCTGAAGCAGATCACCGGCGTCGATCTCGACAAGTTCCTGCCGACGCCGAACATCAATCTCGACAAGATCCCCGAGTGTCAGAAGTACCTCCAGGAGGGTTCGCACCGCCGGCTCTACACCTGGAGTCCGAACGACTACCGGGACATTGCCGGGATCTGGAACAGCAGCGAGCACGCGCTGCCGGGCGATCCGCCGGGCGAGCTGGAAGTCGTCGAGGGCATGCCCGACGGCGGCAAGATCCACCAGCTCACCGGCATTCCCTCGGCCTTCGCACCGGACTACGCGCCGGAGGAGATGTTCGAGATCGCGCAGAAGCTGACGAAGAAGGCACGCTGA
- a CDS encoding helix-turn-helix domain-containing protein, whose product MTRQIITTPGGERLVLMPEADFEALVAAAEDNADRTAVAEFRRKLAAGDEELLPAALVERLISGENRVRIWREHRGLSGAALAKQAGLAQAYLSQIETGAREGTVETYGKLAAALGVSLDDLVG is encoded by the coding sequence ATGACCAGGCAGATCATCACGACGCCCGGCGGCGAACGACTTGTGCTGATGCCCGAGGCGGATTTCGAGGCGCTGGTCGCAGCCGCTGAAGACAATGCGGACCGGACCGCCGTCGCGGAGTTTCGGCGCAAGCTCGCTGCCGGCGATGAAGAGCTGCTTCCGGCTGCTCTCGTCGAGCGTCTCATTTCCGGTGAGAACCGTGTCCGCATCTGGCGCGAGCACCGCGGCCTGAGCGGGGCCGCACTCGCCAAACAGGCCGGTCTGGCACAGGCGTACCTGTCACAGATCGAGACGGGAGCACGGGAGGGTACCGTCGAAACCTACGGCAAGCTCGCCGCGGCTCTCGGGGTTTCCCTGGATGATCTCGTGGGCTGA
- a CDS encoding type II toxin-antitoxin system RelE family toxin encodes MAAVLYSKAALKALLRLPPDVTRKIRLKFEQYAAAPESLANNVKALRGEQGVLRLRVGDWRVLFTEDGIVVAVIRIAPRGDAYD; translated from the coding sequence ATGGCCGCGGTCCTCTACAGCAAAGCTGCCTTGAAGGCCCTGCTTCGGCTCCCGCCCGACGTCACTCGAAAGATTCGCCTTAAATTCGAGCAGTATGCGGCCGCACCCGAGTCACTCGCCAACAACGTGAAAGCGCTTCGAGGCGAGCAAGGTGTCCTGCGTCTGCGCGTCGGGGATTGGCGCGTGCTCTTCACAGAGGACGGTATCGTGGTTGCGGTCATCAGGATCGCACCACGGGGTGACGCTTATGACTGA
- a CDS encoding phytoene/squalene synthase family protein: MTRPETRTETSPEAGNGGLAFAFRHCEELVRAGDPDRYFATLFAPAAFRPHLFALAAFSLTIARVREAASNPMAGEIRLQWWRDALQGEARGDVRANPVAAALEDAIVTRRLGRQPFVDLIDARVFDLYDDPMPRVNDLEGYCGETASALIRLSGLVLADGAEPGGAAAAGHAGVAYGITGLLRALPWHARQGQVYLPGDLLRQNGVTREDIVSGRGGPGLVRTCAELRALARRHLAACEAARATIAPAARPAYLPTALVEPYLAAMERPGYDPLNSVIEIPRWRRLWRLWRAARTGR, encoded by the coding sequence ATGACGCGCCCCGAGACCCGAACCGAGACGAGCCCGGAGGCCGGCAATGGCGGGCTCGCCTTCGCCTTCCGGCACTGCGAGGAGCTGGTGCGCGCGGGCGACCCCGACCGCTACTTCGCGACGTTGTTCGCGCCGGCCGCCTTCCGGCCGCACCTGTTCGCGCTGGCCGCCTTCAGCCTGACCATCGCCCGCGTGCGAGAGGCGGCCTCGAACCCGATGGCCGGCGAGATCCGGCTGCAATGGTGGCGCGACGCGCTCCAGGGCGAGGCGCGGGGCGACGTGCGGGCCAATCCCGTCGCCGCGGCGTTGGAGGACGCCATCGTCACCCGCCGCCTCGGGCGCCAGCCCTTCGTCGACCTGATCGATGCCCGGGTCTTCGACCTCTACGACGACCCGATGCCCCGGGTGAACGATCTGGAGGGCTATTGCGGCGAGACCGCCTCGGCGCTGATCCGCCTCTCCGGCCTCGTGCTCGCCGACGGGGCCGAGCCCGGCGGCGCGGCGGCGGCCGGCCATGCCGGTGTCGCCTACGGCATCACCGGCCTCCTGCGGGCTCTGCCCTGGCACGCGCGCCAGGGACAGGTCTACCTGCCGGGCGACCTGCTGCGGCAGAACGGGGTCACCCGCGAGGACATCGTCTCGGGCCGCGGCGGACCCGGCCTCGTGCGCACCTGCGCCGAGCTGCGGGCCTTGGCGCGCCGCCATCTCGCCGCCTGCGAGGCCGCCCGCGCCACCATCGCGCCGGCCGCCCGGCCCGCCTACCTGCCGACGGCGCTGGTCGAGCCCTATCTCGCGGCGATGGAGCGCCCCGGCTACGACCCGCTCAACAGCGTGATCGAGATCCCCCGCTGGCGCCGCCTCTGGCGGCTGTGGCGGGCGGCGCGCACTGGGCGGTGA
- a CDS encoding Mth938-like domain-containing protein — protein sequence MSEGRVPGQIHDGFLPGRHGIDAYGNGGFRFGQMSHRGSILLLPSGVRAWDVSAPSAIDGPSLSPVLAEAEAIELLLIGTGADIVFLPEALRQRLKAAGIGLDTMQTGAAARTYNILMAENRKVAAALIAVA from the coding sequence GTGAGCGAGGGACGGGTACCGGGGCAGATCCACGACGGCTTCCTGCCCGGCCGCCACGGCATCGACGCCTACGGCAATGGCGGCTTCCGCTTCGGGCAGATGTCCCATCGCGGCTCGATCCTGCTGCTGCCCTCGGGCGTGCGCGCCTGGGATGTGAGCGCGCCCTCCGCCATCGACGGGCCGAGCCTGTCGCCCGTCCTCGCCGAGGCCGAGGCCATCGAACTGCTCCTCATCGGCACCGGCGCCGATATCGTCTTCTTGCCCGAGGCCCTGCGCCAGCGCCTCAAGGCCGCGGGTATCGGCCTCGACACCATGCAGACGGGGGCGGCGGCGCGCACCTACAACATCCTGATGGCCGAGAACCGCAAGGTCGCGGCCGCGCTGATCGCCGTTGCTTGA
- the secF gene encoding protein translocase subunit SecF produces MRLLRLWPDESHFDFMRFRRVTFPLSAVMSVVTVLLFVTVGLNFGIDFKGGTLVELQAKPGQTADVAEIRHTANGFGFGETEVQELGGQGQVLVRFPLQPGEQGQTAVMQKAHAAFDAQYDFRRTETVGPRVSGELVQSGTIGVVLSVLAVLLYLWFRFERELALGAIVGTLHDIVLTVGIFIITRIEFNMTSIAAILTIVGYSLNETVVVFDRTRELMRRYKTIPVVELLNLSINSTMSRTVMTSLSTTLSLVALVLFGGEAIKGFAVVMLCGVVICTYSAIFVSTPALIYIGLRLSGAKASQRESGLPQAAE; encoded by the coding sequence ATGCGCCTGCTCCGCCTCTGGCCCGACGAATCGCATTTCGACTTCATGCGGTTCCGGCGCGTCACCTTCCCGCTCTCGGCGGTGATGTCGGTGGTGACCGTGCTGCTGTTCGTCACGGTCGGGCTCAATTTCGGCATCGATTTCAAGGGCGGCACCCTGGTCGAGCTGCAGGCCAAACCCGGGCAGACGGCGGACGTCGCCGAGATCCGCCACACCGCCAACGGCTTCGGCTTCGGCGAGACCGAGGTGCAGGAACTCGGCGGCCAGGGGCAGGTGCTGGTGCGCTTTCCGCTCCAGCCGGGCGAGCAGGGCCAGACCGCGGTGATGCAGAAGGCGCATGCCGCCTTCGACGCGCAGTACGATTTCCGCCGCACCGAGACGGTGGGCCCGCGCGTCTCCGGCGAGCTGGTGCAGTCCGGCACGATCGGCGTGGTCCTCTCGGTGCTGGCGGTGCTGCTCTACCTGTGGTTCCGCTTCGAGCGGGAGCTGGCGCTCGGCGCCATCGTCGGCACCCTGCACGACATCGTGCTCACGGTGGGCATCTTCATCATCACCCGCATCGAGTTCAACATGACCTCGATCGCCGCGATCCTGACCATCGTCGGCTACTCGCTCAACGAGACGGTGGTGGTGTTCGACCGTACCCGCGAGCTGATGCGCCGCTACAAGACCATTCCGGTGGTCGAGCTGCTGAATCTCTCGATCAACTCCACCATGTCGCGCACGGTGATGACTTCGCTCTCGACCACGCTGTCGCTGGTGGCGCTGGTGCTGTTCGGCGGCGAGGCGATCAAGGGGTTTGCCGTGGTGATGCTCTGCGGCGTGGTGATCTGCACCTACTCGGCGATTTTCGTCTCCACGCCGGCACTGATCTATATCGGCCTGCGTCTCTCGGGGGCGAAGGCGTCGCAGCGCGAATCCGGCCTGCCGCAGGCGGCGGAGTAG
- the secD gene encoding protein translocase subunit SecD has protein sequence MLRFSRTKIFATLAIILIGLSLAVPSFFSKEQREAFVNALPKPIQWMVPTRAIVLGLDLQGGSQILLEIDQPDLVRSMVTGLRDDVRRILREASVSPEGGIRVINRGVELRIPDAAARAKVMPKLRELAQPINNPLAAGGQTLTVNEAENGTIQLVLTDAGVNDRTRRAVTQAIEVVRKRIDFGGTKEPSIQQQGADRILVQVPGLQNPQELEDQLGKTAKLEFRMLADSPSGDVDLLPSKDEGGAKVPVERRVMADGSDLTDAQPAFDPQTHEPMVSFKFNLRGAQRFGQATSENVGRRMAIVLDGVIQSAPVIRSAITGGSGQITGNFTVKDANDLSVLLRAGALPAKLTVVERRVVGPGLGRDSIEAGKMATLVAAGLVIAFMFATYGTFGFIANIALIVHVGLILGLMSVLEATMTLPGIAGIVLTIGTAVDSNVLIYERMREESRAGRSLVSALQAGFDRAFATIIDSNSTMAIAALLLFFMGSGPVKGFAVVFILGILTTVITAVTLTRMMIAVWYNWFRPKALPF, from the coding sequence ATGCTGCGCTTCTCGAGAACCAAGATTTTCGCGACCCTGGCCATCATCCTGATCGGTCTGAGCCTCGCGGTGCCGAGCTTTTTCTCGAAGGAGCAGCGCGAGGCCTTCGTCAACGCACTGCCGAAGCCGATCCAGTGGATGGTGCCGACCCGGGCGATCGTGCTCGGCCTTGACCTCCAGGGCGGTTCGCAGATCCTCCTGGAAATCGACCAGCCCGACCTCGTCCGCTCGATGGTCACGGGCCTGCGCGACGACGTGCGCCGCATCCTGCGCGAGGCCTCCGTCTCGCCCGAGGGCGGCATCCGCGTGATCAACCGCGGGGTGGAGCTGCGCATCCCCGATGCGGCGGCCCGCGCCAAGGTGATGCCGAAGCTGCGCGAGCTCGCCCAGCCGATCAACAATCCGCTCGCCGCCGGCGGCCAGACGCTGACGGTCAACGAGGCCGAGAACGGCACGATCCAGCTCGTCCTGACGGATGCCGGCGTCAACGACCGCACCCGCCGCGCCGTCACCCAGGCGATCGAAGTGGTGCGCAAGCGCATCGATTTCGGCGGCACCAAGGAGCCGTCGATCCAGCAGCAGGGCGCCGACCGCATCCTCGTCCAAGTGCCCGGCCTGCAGAACCCGCAGGAGCTGGAGGACCAGCTCGGCAAGACCGCCAAGCTCGAATTCCGCATGCTGGCCGATTCGCCCTCCGGCGACGTCGATCTGCTGCCCTCGAAGGACGAGGGCGGCGCCAAGGTGCCGGTCGAGCGCCGCGTCATGGCCGATGGCAGCGATCTCACCGACGCCCAGCCCGCCTTCGACCCGCAGACCCACGAGCCGATGGTGAGCTTCAAGTTCAACCTGCGCGGCGCCCAGCGCTTCGGTCAGGCGACCTCGGAGAATGTCGGCCGCCGGATGGCGATCGTGCTCGACGGGGTGATCCAGTCGGCCCCCGTGATCCGCTCGGCGATCACCGGCGGCTCGGGCCAGATCACCGGCAACTTCACCGTCAAGGACGCCAACGACCTCTCGGTGCTGCTGCGGGCGGGCGCGCTGCCGGCCAAGCTCACCGTGGTCGAGCGCCGCGTCGTCGGCCCCGGCCTCGGCCGCGACTCGATCGAGGCCGGCAAGATGGCGACGCTGGTCGCCGCCGGGCTCGTCATCGCCTTCATGTTCGCGACCTACGGCACCTTCGGCTTCATCGCCAACATCGCGCTCATCGTCCATGTGGGCCTGATCCTCGGCCTGATGTCGGTGCTGGAGGCGACGATGACGCTGCCCGGCATCGCCGGCATCGTGCTCACCATCGGCACCGCGGTCGATTCCAACGTGCTGATCTACGAGCGCATGCGCGAGGAATCCCGCGCCGGACGGTCCCTGGTCTCGGCGCTCCAGGCGGGCTTCGACCGGGCGTTTGCCACCATCATCGATTCGAACTCGACCATGGCGATCGCCGCCCTGCTCCTGTTCTTCATGGGTTCCGGCCCGGTGAAGGGCTTCGCCGTGGTGTTCATCCTCGGCATCCTCACCACCGTCATCACCGCCGTGACCCTGACCCGCATGATGATCGCGGTGTGGTACAACTGGTTCCGGCCCAAGGCCCTGCCGTTCTGA
- the yajC gene encoding preprotein translocase subunit YajC: protein MITPAFAQGAGAGSGADVALQFVPFVLIFVIMYFLILRPQQRRLKDHQNMVKNVRREDTIVTTGGLVGRVTKVADDASEIEVEIAPNVRVKVVRTMISEVRVKGAPVKAS, encoded by the coding sequence TTGATCACCCCCGCCTTCGCGCAAGGAGCCGGTGCCGGAAGCGGCGCGGATGTCGCGTTGCAATTCGTACCTTTCGTCCTGATCTTCGTGATCATGTACTTCCTGATCCTGCGCCCGCAGCAGCGCCGGCTCAAGGATCACCAGAACATGGTGAAGAACGTCCGCCGCGAGGACACCATCGTGACCACGGGCGGCCTTGTCGGCCGGGTCACCAAGGTCGCGGACGACGCCTCGGAGATCGAGGTCGAGATCGCCCCGAACGTGCGCGTGAAGGTGGTGCGCACGATGATCTCCGAGGTCCGCGTCAAGGGCGCCCCGGTCAAGGCCTCCTGA
- a CDS encoding ATP-binding protein, producing the protein MAAEPTPADLLPLLERIAAALERAAPPIVPKVDTSAADAFLWGPERRLIAVPRVNRVEIGILTGIDRARDILVENTERFARGLPANNALLWGARGMGKSSLVKAAHAEINARRPEGALPMKLVEIHREDIEALPELMSLLRNDPHRWLVFCDDLSFDADDTSYKSLKTALDGGIEGRPGNVLFYATSNRRHLLAREMVENERSTAINPGEAVEEKVSLSDRFGLWLGFHKCSQDEYLAMIRAYVERHGLKAEPDRVRAEALEWATTRGSRSGRTAFQFIQDLAGRLGQRLDG; encoded by the coding sequence ATGGCCGCAGAGCCGACGCCCGCCGACCTTCTCCCGCTCCTGGAACGGATCGCCGCAGCCCTGGAGCGCGCCGCCCCGCCCATCGTCCCGAAGGTGGATACGAGTGCCGCCGACGCCTTTCTCTGGGGGCCCGAGCGCCGGCTGATCGCGGTGCCGCGGGTCAACCGGGTCGAGATCGGCATCCTCACCGGCATCGACCGGGCCCGCGACATATTGGTCGAGAACACCGAGCGCTTCGCCCGCGGACTGCCTGCCAACAACGCCCTGCTGTGGGGCGCGCGCGGCATGGGCAAGTCCTCGCTGGTCAAGGCGGCCCATGCCGAGATCAACGCCCGGCGGCCCGAGGGCGCGCTACCGATGAAGCTCGTGGAGATCCACCGCGAGGACATCGAGGCCCTGCCGGAACTGATGAGCCTGCTGCGCAACGACCCGCACCGCTGGCTGGTTTTCTGCGACGACCTCTCGTTCGACGCCGACGACACCTCGTACAAGTCGCTCAAGACGGCGCTGGACGGCGGGATCGAGGGCCGGCCCGGCAACGTGCTGTTCTACGCCACCTCGAACCGGCGCCACCTGCTCGCCCGCGAGATGGTCGAGAACGAGCGCTCCACCGCGATCAATCCCGGCGAGGCGGTGGAGGAGAAGGTCTCGCTCTCCGACCGCTTCGGCCTCTGGCTCGGCTTCCACAAATGCAGCCAGGACGAATATCTGGCGATGATCCGCGCCTACGTGGAGCGCCACGGTCTCAAGGCGGAGCCGGACCGGGTGCGGGCCGAGGCGCTCGAATGGGCCACCACCCGCGGCTCGCGCTCGGGGCGCACGGCGTTCCAGTTCATCCAGGATCTGGCGGGGCGGCTCGGGCAGCGGCTCGACGGCTAA
- a CDS encoding murein hydrolase activator EnvC family protein — MPVRGKVLGLRTLSRFALIGMIGGGTAACSSDASRLGDPFTNPFASLSGEPSATGSLPAEGSEGEMAAAPAIRTPRIQSQALPAPGPALSPRPGAMSAAAPRAATRVATAEPISGGMASSVSGLNPDSGRAMTPRAPAPQPKLQFGKPVDKAAEKAAEKRAAEAAAAKAADARREAERQAAAAKIAEAKAAEAKAAEKAAQSKKLAEAKKVADAKAHPRPGQKGAEKTVKAETKPDPKDVAKEAAKAEAARKAEAEAKQAKADAAKKLAEARAAEAAAKAAAKESKEAAKAPAKEAAPVKVASADASAPIPAAAAPQAPAESFRWPAKGRIINGYGSSGNEGINIAVPEGTPVKAAEDGTVAYAGSDVKGYGKLVLVRHNNGYVSAYAHNGELDVRPGEKVKRGQTIAKSGATGNVTSPQLHFELRKGATPVDPMPHLGG; from the coding sequence ATGCCGGTTCGGGGGAAAGTTCTGGGCTTGAGGACGCTGTCGCGCTTCGCCCTCATCGGAATGATCGGCGGCGGCACCGCCGCCTGCTCGTCCGACGCCTCGCGCCTCGGCGATCCCTTCACCAACCCGTTCGCCTCGCTTTCGGGCGAGCCCTCGGCCACCGGCAGCCTGCCGGCGGAGGGGAGCGAGGGTGAGATGGCGGCGGCCCCGGCGATCCGCACACCGCGGATCCAGTCGCAGGCGCTGCCCGCCCCCGGCCCGGCCCTGTCGCCGCGCCCCGGCGCGATGAGCGCCGCCGCGCCCCGGGCCGCGACCCGCGTGGCGACTGCCGAACCGATCTCGGGCGGCATGGCGAGCAGCGTGTCGGGCCTGAACCCGGATTCGGGCCGCGCGATGACGCCGCGCGCCCCGGCGCCGCAGCCCAAGCTCCAGTTCGGCAAGCCTGTCGACAAGGCCGCCGAAAAGGCCGCGGAGAAGCGCGCCGCCGAGGCTGCCGCCGCGAAGGCGGCCGACGCCCGCCGCGAGGCCGAGCGCCAAGCCGCCGCAGCCAAGATCGCCGAGGCGAAGGCGGCCGAGGCCAAGGCCGCGGAGAAGGCGGCGCAGTCGAAGAAGCTCGCGGAAGCGAAGAAGGTGGCCGACGCCAAGGCGCATCCGCGTCCGGGCCAGAAGGGCGCTGAGAAGACGGTCAAGGCCGAGACGAAGCCCGATCCGAAGGACGTCGCCAAGGAGGCAGCAAAGGCGGAGGCCGCTCGCAAGGCGGAGGCCGAGGCCAAGCAGGCCAAGGCGGACGCCGCCAAGAAGCTCGCCGAGGCCCGCGCCGCGGAAGCGGCCGCCAAGGCCGCCGCCAAGGAGAGCAAGGAAGCCGCCAAGGCGCCCGCGAAGGAAGCCGCCCCGGTGAAGGTCGCCAGCGCCGATGCTTCGGCCCCGATCCCTGCCGCGGCGGCCCCGCAGGCGCCGGCCGAGTCGTTCCGCTGGCCGGCCAAGGGCCGGATCATCAACGGCTACGGCTCGAGCGGCAACGAGGGCATCAACATCGCCGTGCCCGAGGGCACCCCGGTCAAGGCCGCCGAGGACGGCACGGTCGCCTATGCCGGCTCCGACGTGAAGGGCTACGGCAAGCTGGTTCTGGTGCGGCACAACAACGGCTACGTCTCGGCCTACGCCCATAACGGCGAGCTGGACGTGCGCCCCGGCGAGAAGGTGAAGCGCGGCCAGACCATCGCCAAGTCGGGCGCGACCGGCAACGTCACCTCGCCCCAGCTCCATTTCGAGCTGCGCAAGGGCGCGACCCCGGTCGATCCGATGCCCCATCTCGGCGGCTGA